From a single Anaerolineales bacterium genomic region:
- a CDS encoding glycerophosphodiester phosphodiesterase family protein: MLQQFPSPILLAHRGDLAHAPENTIPSFSQAIQKGADGVELDAKLTADGHIIVIHDATVDRTTNGNGKVSSFTLDAIRKLDAGTWFDAKFAGTQVPLLEEVFETVGRDRLINIELTNYNTPRDGLTQKVCELIKRHNNQEQIIFSSFFVSNLKIAAQVLPSVPRGLLAMPGLLGLWARSFGFMFGEYQALHPHVSSVSREQIQRAHRIRRRVHVWTANSAEEVRRLKEWGADGIFTDDPAIAVRALERGE; encoded by the coding sequence ATGCTTCAACAGTTTCCCAGCCCGATCCTTCTCGCCCATCGCGGTGACCTGGCTCACGCTCCCGAGAATACCATCCCATCTTTTTCACAAGCCATCCAAAAAGGCGCGGACGGCGTGGAATTGGATGCGAAGTTGACCGCCGACGGTCATATCATCGTCATCCATGATGCTACCGTGGACCGCACCACGAACGGGAACGGGAAAGTCTCATCCTTCACGCTTGACGCCATCCGCAAACTGGATGCCGGTACATGGTTCGATGCGAAATTCGCCGGCACGCAAGTCCCTTTGCTGGAGGAGGTCTTTGAAACCGTTGGCAGGGACAGGCTCATCAATATCGAATTGACCAATTACAACACCCCGCGCGACGGCTTGACCCAAAAAGTGTGTGAACTGATCAAACGCCACAATAATCAGGAACAGATTATTTTTTCATCCTTTTTCGTATCCAACTTGAAGATCGCCGCGCAGGTCCTGCCCTCTGTGCCGCGCGGATTGCTCGCCATGCCCGGTCTGCTTGGGCTGTGGGCGCGTTCCTTTGGCTTTATGTTCGGGGAATATCAGGCGCTGCATCCGCATGTATCGAGCGTCAGCAGGGAACAGATACAGCGGGCGCACCGTATCCGGCGCCGTGTACATGTGTGGACGGCGAATTCGGCTGAAGAGGTACGCCGCCTTAAGGAATGGGGCGCGGATGGTATTTTCACCGATGATCCTGCCATCGCGGTGCGCGCGCTCGAGAGGGGGGAGTGA
- a CDS encoding glycoside hydrolase family 3 N-terminal domain-containing protein, with protein MRLIRVALLFIFILSLLPASVQAQAPTPPAAVRVVLSSMTAEEKIGQLFLVSFTGMDTGTEAQIRDLITRYHVGGVVLTAGNNNFAADTLAQAYALIDELQRLEWENSLTSNTFPDPSTGQRIYPAYVPLFIGIAQEGGGYPTDQILNGLTSLPSEMAIGATWNPLLSERVGEVRGRELSALGFNLFFGPSLDVLEVPSISGGDLGTRVFGGDPFWVGEMGRSYVTGLHKGSDGKLLVIAKHFPGVGGADRLPEVEVSTVRKSLEQLKQVELAPFFSVTNVSSQLNTVVDGMLVSHIRYQGFQGNIRATTKPISFDPQALGQILALPQFTDWYERGGLLVSDDLGSASIRDFYASGGGQFLARTVARDAFLAGNDLLYLGNIRSNDAPDAYTTTVRILDFFTQKYREDPAFAQRVDSSVSRILTAKLGLYDNFILANVTVPELDASSFGIATDVTFTVARNSATLISPDVQDLATVMPLPPQPNEHVVFITDSTNARQCAECPAQPLLAVDALESAVLQLYGPESGNQIEDYRLASFSFQNLQTLFDLPEENQFMQEELDRANWVVLSIVDTTQGQSALISRLLRERPDLLRDKRLILFSFGAPYYFDTTTISRFTAYYALYSKQPQFVDVAARLLFQELTPVGASPVSISAVGYDLISVMSPNPSQIIPLILDLPPVPVTPGPFLTPEPTPIPLFRIGDTIAIRTGVIRDHNGNAVPDGTVVQFSMVLTGEGGGILQQVDAVTTQGIARASFGLDRPGLLEIRVASEPAVISEVLQLDVSQSGAVAVTVVVPELTQSIVEPTPEPPVVEVEDPYVSKEGFPRFSAWFVAMLIIFASGMISYGVILQIASRRQAVRWSLGILLGGLLAYNALSFGLFGLGEWLLNAGLSGVVVFTLAGELIGFAGGWLWSRR; from the coding sequence ATGCGTTTAATTCGGGTTGCTTTACTCTTTATTTTTATCCTGTCTCTCTTGCCTGCGTCCGTTCAGGCACAGGCTCCCACTCCGCCTGCTGCCGTACGGGTGGTGTTAAGTTCTATGACCGCCGAGGAAAAGATCGGGCAGTTGTTCCTGGTGTCGTTTACTGGTATGGATACCGGTACGGAGGCGCAGATCCGTGATTTGATCACGCGCTACCATGTGGGAGGCGTGGTGCTGACCGCCGGCAATAATAACTTCGCGGCGGATACGCTGGCGCAGGCTTATGCGTTGATCGATGAATTACAGCGGCTGGAATGGGAGAATTCTCTTACATCCAACACGTTCCCCGACCCGTCCACGGGACAGAGGATCTACCCTGCCTATGTGCCTCTTTTTATTGGCATCGCGCAGGAGGGGGGCGGTTACCCGACCGACCAGATCTTAAATGGGCTGACGTCTCTGCCAAGTGAAATGGCGATCGGCGCGACGTGGAATCCATTGCTCTCGGAGCGCGTCGGCGAAGTGCGCGGACGTGAACTCTCGGCTCTCGGATTCAACTTGTTTTTCGGTCCGTCCTTGGATGTGTTGGAGGTGCCCTCAATTTCAGGCGGGGATTTGGGGACGCGCGTTTTCGGGGGCGACCCGTTCTGGGTCGGGGAAATGGGGCGTTCCTATGTGACGGGTCTGCACAAAGGCAGCGATGGAAAATTGTTGGTGATCGCCAAGCATTTCCCCGGTGTTGGCGGCGCGGACCGCCTGCCGGAGGTGGAAGTTTCCACGGTGCGAAAGTCGCTTGAGCAGTTGAAGCAGGTTGAGCTTGCTCCGTTCTTTTCCGTGACGAACGTGTCAAGTCAGTTGAACACGGTTGTTGACGGCATGCTTGTGTCGCATATCCGTTATCAGGGATTTCAGGGCAATATCCGCGCCACCACCAAACCGATCAGTTTCGATCCGCAGGCGTTGGGACAGATCCTTGCGCTGCCCCAGTTCACGGATTGGTACGAACGAGGCGGGTTATTGGTCAGCGACGATCTGGGCTCTGCGTCCATCCGGGATTTTTATGCATCGGGCGGCGGACAATTCCTGGCGCGCACCGTCGCGCGTGATGCCTTCCTGGCTGGCAATGACCTGCTGTATCTTGGTAATATCAGGTCCAATGATGCGCCGGATGCCTATACCACCACCGTGCGCATTCTGGATTTCTTCACCCAGAAATACCGCGAAGATCCCGCCTTTGCCCAGCGGGTGGATTCATCTGTATCGCGCATCCTTACCGCAAAACTCGGTCTATACGACAACTTTATCCTCGCGAATGTGACCGTCCCTGAATTGGATGCATCCAGTTTTGGGATCGCCACCGACGTTACATTCACGGTGGCGCGTAATTCCGCCACGTTGATCAGCCCTGACGTGCAGGACCTTGCCACGGTCATGCCGCTGCCGCCTCAACCGAACGAGCATGTGGTCTTCATTACCGATTCCACCAACGCGCGGCAATGCGCCGAATGCCCGGCGCAACCTTTATTGGCGGTCGATGCGCTCGAGTCCGCTGTGCTGCAATTGTATGGTCCTGAGAGTGGGAATCAGATCGAAGATTATCGTCTGGCGTCGTTCTCGTTCCAAAACCTGCAAACCCTGTTCGATTTGCCGGAAGAGAATCAGTTCATGCAGGAGGAGCTTGACCGTGCGAATTGGGTCGTCCTATCGATCGTCGACACAACTCAGGGACAATCCGCCCTCATCAGCCGCCTTCTGCGTGAGCGCCCTGATCTTTTGCGCGATAAGCGCTTGATCCTTTTCTCCTTTGGCGCGCCTTATTATTTCGATACCACCACCATCTCCCGTTTCACCGCCTATTACGCACTGTACAGCAAGCAGCCTCAATTCGTCGATGTTGCCGCCCGTTTGCTCTTTCAGGAATTGACGCCTGTCGGCGCATCCCCTGTTTCCATTTCCGCGGTGGGATATGACCTGATCTCCGTCATGTCGCCCAATCCATCCCAGATCATTCCGCTCATTCTGGACCTCCCGCCTGTTCCCGTCACCCCTGGTCCTTTTCTCACGCCCGAACCGACCCCGATCCCGCTTTTCCGCATTGGAGATACGATCGCCATCCGCACCGGCGTGATCCGCGACCATAACGGAAATGCCGTCCCCGATGGAACGGTGGTTCAATTCTCCATGGTGCTGACTGGCGAAGGCGGCGGCATACTCCAGCAGGTGGATGCGGTCACCACGCAGGGAATTGCGCGCGCCTCTTTTGGATTGGATAGACCCGGTCTGCTTGAGATCCGTGTCGCCAGTGAGCCCGCGGTCATCTCCGAAGTCCTGCAGTTGGATGTGTCGCAATCCGGCGCTGTTGCGGTGACCGTGGTCGTACCGGAGTTGACGCAATCCATTGTTGAGCCTACTCCCGAACCGCCTGTCGTGGAAGTGGAGGACCCCTACGTCTCAAAGGAAGGTTTTCCGCGTTTCTCCGCCTGGTTTGTCGCCATGCTGATCATTTTTGCGAGTGGGATGATCTCCTACGGCGTGATCCTTCAAATTGCCAGCCGGCGGCAGGCAGTGCGCTGGTCGCTGGGCATCCTGTTGGGTGGTTTGCTGGCGTATAACGCCCTTTCCTTTGGTTTGTTCGGGCTGGGGGAGTGGCTTCTGAATGCAGGCTTGTCCGGCGTGGTTGTCTTTACGCTTGCGGGGGAATTGATCGGATTTGCAGGCGGCTGGTTATGGTCGCGCCGATAA
- a CDS encoding AAA family ATPase, giving the protein MMKQTGQIHAPSGAFSPPQINKLDDTGLSHLWLQDLILKVLYFRGYLTGFKIAEEIALPFAGVTDQLLAPLKGDKFIEVKSSQGGLGEGAYTYGITSAGIVRAREALERSQYAGPAPVPFEVYNESIRRQKSGRLTVTTRTMRQILSQMVISEASFQKLGPALNSGTSIFMYGPPGNGKTSIARAFGNLVLSQSMYIPYALYLDGQVIKVYDAVSHSLAPDTESLGSSSTGGLRTNTRRDPRWVKIRRPFIVVGGELTLEGLDLVFDDTAKFYEAPFQVKANGGILLIDDFGRQQVRPRDLLNRWIVPLENRVDYLRLHTGRKVEVPFDVLIVFSTNLPPKDLVDEAFLRRLRHKIEIGDPSFEEYREIFKRVAQDKRIEYNDQGLAYLLQEWYIKRNRKLRASHPRDLCDQILDISSYLSVQPTMTREMIDRAAQAYFVDI; this is encoded by the coding sequence ATGATGAAACAAACTGGTCAAATACACGCTCCATCCGGCGCATTTTCTCCGCCGCAGATCAATAAACTTGACGATACCGGGCTTTCTCATCTCTGGCTGCAGGATTTGATCTTGAAGGTACTATATTTTCGAGGGTATCTCACCGGGTTCAAGATCGCCGAAGAGATCGCCCTGCCTTTTGCGGGAGTCACAGACCAACTGCTCGCTCCTTTGAAGGGGGATAAATTCATCGAAGTCAAATCGTCGCAGGGAGGCTTGGGGGAGGGCGCGTACACCTACGGCATCACCAGTGCAGGGATCGTCCGCGCGCGCGAGGCGTTGGAGCGCAGTCAATATGCTGGTCCCGCCCCGGTTCCGTTCGAAGTCTATAATGAATCCATCCGCCGCCAGAAAAGCGGACGCCTGACCGTCACCACGCGCACCATGCGTCAGATCCTTTCGCAGATGGTCATTTCCGAAGCGAGTTTTCAAAAATTGGGTCCTGCACTGAACTCGGGGACATCCATTTTCATGTACGGACCTCCCGGAAACGGCAAGACCAGCATTGCCCGCGCGTTCGGCAATTTGGTCCTCAGCCAGAGCATGTATATTCCCTATGCGTTATACCTTGATGGTCAGGTCATCAAAGTCTATGACGCCGTCAGTCATAGTCTGGCGCCGGATACCGAATCTCTCGGTTCCAGTTCAACGGGCGGATTGCGCACCAACACGCGCCGCGACCCGCGCTGGGTCAAGATCCGCCGCCCGTTCATCGTCGTCGGCGGCGAGTTGACGCTCGAAGGTCTTGACCTTGTTTTCGATGACACCGCAAAATTTTACGAAGCGCCGTTCCAGGTCAAAGCCAACGGCGGCATTCTGCTCATCGACGATTTTGGACGTCAGCAGGTCCGCCCGCGCGATCTTCTCAATCGCTGGATCGTCCCGCTCGAAAACCGCGTGGATTATCTCCGCCTGCACACGGGGCGCAAGGTCGAAGTCCCCTTCGATGTATTGATCGTTTTCTCCACCAACCTGCCTCCCAAAGACCTCGTGGACGAAGCCTTCCTGCGCCGTCTGCGCCACAAGATCGAGATCGGCGATCCATCCTTTGAAGAATACCGCGAAATTTTCAAACGGGTCGCGCAGGACAAACGCATTGAATACAACGACCAGGGTCTCGCCTATCTTTTGCAGGAATGGTACATCAAACGCAACCGCAAACTGCGCGCATCCCACCCGCGCGATCTCTGCGATCAGATCCTTGATATCTCATCCTATCTTTCCGTTCAGCCTACCATGACGCGCGAGATGATCGACCGCGCAGCCCAAGCCTATTTCGTCGATATTTAA
- a CDS encoding S41 family peptidase, which produces MKTNLFRYFSLLLMFALLVSACAPNATSTVEAPATEAVSSGENEPFEVTGAYSITNDFVFTYYVENAVALLDMRGFVIRDREWELPVDSQVLGYMTYDAETLSGTFDLNLPVLPEGEFNDVDNNGRQDDGVQIFAVGYSPNLYGDPFSVGDDRSLGWPSYLATVKTDTENDNEVIGGMLIVWSPDADQQFPTGFGDDGLLFTDDDPVAPIGAGYTIVDLDQDPFAFIKEPSVEMTLYEPDDVAVKDFSGLSYTEAFDSMFDIVRREYAFNGIEGKQPDWDALYEELKPRVEQAEQTSDANAFYLALRDFTWAFKDGHVGLNGGQYANEDFTQATSGGYGFAIRELDNGQVVVIYVLENSPAAEAGIEVGARVTAFNGQPITEAIGAAQSYALQSSDFSIRYQQARYLLRANVGDTAEVTFANPGGAEQTVSLTAVAERQSFNRTSVYFGVELDSLLPVDSELITSNNAQIGYVRINSNFDDLNLVIRLFERALQQFEAREVAGIIIDMRYNSGGAPLGLAGFLTDQEIPLGQLEYFSEATGKFEPEGLPDKVLPNESQYSFDKMVLLVGQTCYSACEIEAYGFSQVPGMVTVGQYPTGGVEAEVARGQFSLPEGFSLQIPTGRFILPDGSIFLEGQGVPPTLRVPIDETTAYTTEDIVLQAGIRAVLEPLGAGLTPSAPPKVATPGEAESALSSGASFLEDVAREQYTDADYSVPGVLTYTVTLNRSQTLIWSYAWCAQDTDTLEQNFSQIDLKFNLNGRDVPADQSAVFDVASGGLQCRLVYLALSEWLGGEHRLITTATFRSAISDGSAEYEAGDYVYDYKVYVRP; this is translated from the coding sequence ATGAAAACTAACCTTTTTCGCTATTTTTCACTTTTATTAATGTTCGCATTGCTGGTTTCTGCTTGTGCGCCAAACGCGACTTCGACAGTCGAAGCGCCTGCAACCGAGGCTGTTTCAAGCGGCGAGAACGAGCCGTTCGAAGTGACGGGCGCGTATTCGATCACCAATGATTTTGTTTTCACATATTATGTCGAAAATGCGGTGGCGCTGTTGGATATGCGCGGATTTGTGATCCGCGACCGCGAGTGGGAACTGCCGGTCGATTCGCAGGTGCTCGGATACATGACCTATGACGCCGAAACCTTGAGCGGAACGTTCGACTTAAATCTGCCGGTTTTGCCGGAAGGCGAATTCAATGATGTGGACAACAACGGGCGGCAGGATGACGGCGTGCAGATCTTTGCGGTGGGATATTCGCCCAATCTGTACGGCGATCCATTCTCCGTTGGCGATGACCGTTCGCTGGGCTGGCCCTCCTATCTTGCAACGGTGAAGACGGATACCGAGAACGATAATGAAGTGATCGGCGGGATGCTGATCGTCTGGTCGCCGGATGCGGACCAGCAGTTCCCGACGGGTTTCGGCGATGATGGTTTGCTTTTCACAGATGACGATCCGGTTGCACCGATTGGCGCGGGGTACACCATCGTGGACTTGGACCAGGATCCATTTGCGTTCATCAAAGAACCCAGCGTCGAAATGACGCTGTATGAGCCGGATGATGTGGCGGTCAAAGATTTTTCTGGTTTGTCGTATACCGAAGCGTTTGACAGCATGTTCGATATTGTCCGCAGGGAATATGCCTTCAATGGCATCGAGGGCAAACAGCCCGATTGGGATGCGCTGTACGAGGAATTAAAACCGCGTGTGGAGCAAGCCGAACAGACTAGCGATGCCAATGCGTTCTATCTGGCATTGCGTGATTTCACCTGGGCATTCAAGGATGGGCATGTCGGTTTGAACGGCGGACAGTATGCAAATGAAGATTTCACACAAGCCACCTCGGGCGGATATGGCTTTGCCATCCGCGAACTGGATAATGGACAGGTGGTCGTCATCTACGTGTTGGAGAATAGTCCCGCCGCAGAAGCTGGTATCGAAGTCGGCGCAAGGGTCACTGCCTTCAACGGTCAGCCGATCACAGAAGCGATTGGCGCGGCGCAGTCCTATGCGCTGCAATCCTCGGATTTCTCCATCCGCTATCAACAGGCGCGGTATCTTCTGCGCGCCAATGTCGGGGATACCGCCGAAGTGACCTTTGCAAATCCCGGCGGCGCTGAACAAACCGTCAGCCTGACGGCGGTTGCCGAACGTCAATCCTTCAATCGCACCTCGGTCTATTTCGGCGTGGAGTTGGACAGTCTGCTGCCGGTCGATTCCGAGCTGATCACCTCCAACAACGCCCAGATCGGTTATGTGCGCATCAACAGCAACTTCGATGATCTCAACCTCGTCATCCGTCTCTTCGAGCGCGCTCTCCAGCAATTCGAGGCGCGCGAGGTCGCGGGCATCATCATTGACATGCGGTACAACAGCGGTGGCGCGCCCTTGGGGCTGGCGGGCTTCCTGACCGATCAGGAAATTCCGCTCGGGCAATTGGAATATTTCAGCGAAGCGACCGGAAAATTCGAGCCGGAAGGCTTGCCCGACAAAGTGCTGCCGAACGAAAGCCAGTACAGTTTTGACAAAATGGTGCTGCTCGTCGGTCAAACCTGTTACAGCGCCTGTGAGATCGAGGCGTACGGATTCAGCCAGGTGCCCGGCATGGTCACGGTCGGGCAGTATCCGACCGGCGGAGTTGAAGCGGAAGTTGCCCGCGGACAGTTCAGTCTGCCGGAGGGATTCTCACTGCAGATTCCGACGGGGCGCTTCATCCTGCCCGACGGCAGTATCTTCCTCGAGGGGCAGGGGGTTCCGCCGACGCTTCGCGTCCCGATTGACGAAACGACCGCCTACACAACCGAGGACATTGTCCTGCAAGCAGGCATCCGGGCGGTGCTCGAACCGCTTGGAGCGGGACTGACCCCGTCTGCGCCGCCGAAGGTCGCCACGCCCGGCGAAGCGGAATCCGCTTTGTCATCCGGCGCCAGCTTTCTTGAGGATGTGGCGCGCGAACAATACACCGATGCGGATTATTCCGTCCCCGGCGTGCTGACTTACACGGTAACGCTCAACCGTTCGCAGACCCTGATCTGGTCATACGCCTGGTGTGCGCAGGATACCGACACGCTGGAACAGAACTTCAGCCAGATCGATCTCAAATTCAATTTGAATGGACGGGATGTTCCAGCCGATCAATCTGCTGTGTTCGATGTGGCTTCGGGTGGATTGCAATGCCGCCTGGTCTATTTGGCGCTATCTGAATGGTTGGGCGGGGAACATCGCTTGATTACCACCGCGACATTTAGGAGCGCGATCAGTGACGGGTCAGCGGAGTACGAGGCGGGCGACTACGTGTACGACTATAAGGTGTACGTCAGACCGTAG
- a CDS encoding DegV family protein, with protein sequence MLRIVTDGAADILPAWAQEYGIDTIPVNILFGEKSYLQGVELDNEGFYKLVDESKRIPKTSQPSPHQFVEFYRKIAQKGDTILSIHITAKLSGTYASAVAAAEELKGEFNVIPVDSACGSLGIGLMCREARKMERAGKSVDEIVNYIESIKSKVSVILTLDTLEYAKMSGRVKTLQAALASLLNVKPIAVLQDGVLNMAEKVRTRKASLDRVIEMAKEQYGTQPVYLAVVHARDPQSGEALLEQAKSHFNHKETMISELSISIAANLGPGTVGLILYPAE encoded by the coding sequence ATGCTACGAATTGTGACCGACGGCGCCGCCGACATCCTGCCCGCCTGGGCGCAGGAATATGGGATCGATACGATCCCGGTGAACATTCTGTTCGGAGAGAAATCCTATTTGCAAGGGGTGGAGTTGGATAACGAAGGTTTTTATAAGTTGGTGGATGAAAGCAAGCGCATCCCAAAGACATCCCAGCCGTCGCCTCATCAATTTGTCGAGTTCTACCGCAAGATCGCGCAAAAGGGCGATACCATCCTGTCCATTCACATCACTGCCAAGCTCTCCGGCACGTACGCCTCCGCCGTGGCAGCCGCCGAAGAATTGAAAGGCGAATTCAACGTCATCCCGGTCGACTCCGCCTGCGGTTCGCTCGGCATCGGTTTGATGTGCCGTGAAGCCCGCAAAATGGAACGTGCCGGAAAAAGCGTGGATGAGATCGTCAACTATATCGAATCCATTAAATCCAAGGTCAGTGTCATCCTCACGCTGGATACATTGGAATACGCAAAAATGTCCGGGCGTGTAAAAACGTTGCAAGCCGCGCTTGCCTCCCTGCTCAACGTCAAGCCGATCGCCGTGCTTCAGGACGGCGTATTGAACATGGCGGAAAAAGTCCGTACGCGCAAAGCCTCGTTGGATCGTGTCATTGAAATGGCAAAGGAACAGTATGGCACCCAGCCGGTGTATCTTGCAGTCGTCCACGCCAGAGATCCGCAATCCGGTGAAGCGCTGCTCGAACAGGCGAAGAGTCACTTCAACCACAAGGAAACCATGATCAGCGAACTGTCCATTTCGATCGCGGCAAACCTCGGACCCGGCACGGTCGGCTTGATCCTGTATCCTGCGGAATAA
- a CDS encoding glycosyltransferase family 2 protein, with the protein MKLSVIIPVYNEVESIKTILERVKATKLVHEIVVVDDGSKDGTRDILKTLDGKKGVRVILHEKNQGKGAAVRTGMSAATGDVLLIQDADLEYDPRDYPELLKPIEEGLADVVYGSRFLGRAHRVTMFWHMVANKSLTFMTNILYDTILTDMETGYKVFRREVIEGMVIRANSFNFEPEFTAKILKRKYRIFEVPITFNPRDYTQGKKIKLHDAFEAVWTLLKYRFVD; encoded by the coding sequence ATGAAACTATCCGTCATAATTCCTGTTTACAATGAAGTTGAAAGCATAAAAACCATCCTCGAGCGCGTGAAGGCGACAAAACTCGTGCATGAGATCGTCGTCGTGGATGACGGCTCAAAGGACGGCACCCGCGATATTCTGAAAACACTCGACGGCAAAAAAGGCGTGCGCGTCATTTTGCATGAGAAAAATCAGGGCAAAGGCGCGGCAGTGCGGACTGGGATGTCCGCAGCGACGGGGGATGTGCTACTGATCCAGGATGCAGACCTCGAATATGATCCGCGTGATTACCCGGAGCTGCTGAAGCCCATCGAAGAAGGGCTTGCGGATGTAGTCTACGGTTCGCGCTTTTTGGGGAGAGCCCATCGTGTCACGATGTTCTGGCACATGGTTGCAAACAAATCGCTGACCTTCATGACCAACATCCTGTACGACACCATCCTGACCGATATGGAAACAGGCTACAAGGTCTTCCGCCGCGAAGTGATCGAGGGCATGGTCATCCGCGCGAATAGCTTCAACTTCGAACCGGAATTCACTGCCAAGATCCTCAAGCGCAAGTACCGCATCTTCGAAGTTCCGATCACGTTCAATCCGCGCGATTATACGCAGGGCAAGAAGATCAAATTGCACGATGCGTTTGAAGCGGTCTGGACATTGCTCAAATATCGATTTGTGGATTAA
- a CDS encoding ATP-dependent Clp protease proteolytic subunit, which translates to MAKQNNNDHKEKQPPILFDKTQAIIKEVNKKLGGTLVTYFNNPRGSVCHDDVLALFELLEKIGRQEKIYLFIKSSGGNGQASLRIVNLLRQYCDEVVAVIPLECASAATMITLGANEIHMGPMAYLTSVDTSLTHALSPIDRDNDRVSVSLDELNRVVKLWQAQRSDSNENPYQQLFGHVHPLVIGAVDRAESLSIMLCKELLAYHIKDEKRAEQIASTLNSKYPSHGYPILYEEAKRIGLRVSHLSPEINTLLLELNELYSEMGQRATTDFDDTHAHGNEILNIWESTGVLVYYQQDKDWFYRTEERRWISLNDNSSWRRMVKVGNKVEKSILHIA; encoded by the coding sequence ATGGCAAAACAGAACAATAATGATCACAAGGAAAAACAACCTCCCATTCTCTTTGATAAAACGCAAGCCATCATCAAGGAAGTGAACAAGAAACTTGGCGGCACGCTGGTGACGTATTTCAACAATCCGCGTGGAAGCGTGTGCCACGACGATGTACTGGCGTTATTTGAACTGCTCGAAAAGATCGGGCGGCAGGAAAAGATCTACCTCTTCATTAAATCCAGCGGCGGCAACGGACAGGCGTCTTTGCGCATCGTCAATTTACTGCGCCAATACTGTGACGAAGTCGTGGCGGTGATTCCACTGGAGTGCGCCTCCGCCGCCACCATGATCACGCTGGGCGCGAACGAGATCCACATGGGACCGATGGCGTACCTCACCTCGGTGGACACCTCGCTTACGCACGCGCTCTCTCCCATTGACCGCGACAACGACCGCGTCAGCGTCAGCTTGGATGAATTGAACCGCGTCGTGAAACTGTGGCAGGCTCAACGGTCCGATTCGAACGAGAATCCGTATCAGCAATTGTTCGGGCATGTGCATCCGCTTGTCATCGGCGCAGTGGACCGCGCCGAATCGCTTTCCATCATGTTGTGCAAGGAACTGCTCGCGTATCACATCAAAGACGAGAAAAGGGCGGAGCAGATCGCCTCCACGTTGAACTCAAAGTATCCCTCACACGGCTACCCAATTTTGTATGAAGAAGCGAAGCGCATCGGTCTCAGGGTTAGTCATCTCTCGCCTGAGATCAACACCCTTCTGCTTGAACTCAACGAACTGTACAGCGAGATGGGTCAGCGCGCCACCACCGACTTCGATGACACCCACGCGCACGGCAACGAGATCCTCAACATCTGGGAATCCACGGGTGTGCTCGTGTACTACCAGCAGGATAAGGACTGGTTCTACCGCACCGAAGAACGCCGCTGGATCTCGCTCAACGACAACTCCAGTTGGCGGCGCATGGTCAAGGTGGGTAACAAGGTCGAAAAATCAATCTTGCATATCGCCTAA
- a CDS encoding sigma-70 family RNA polymerase sigma factor: protein MSDQEYNEEQVLALASKGDRDAFGRLYEHYVERIFNYVYYRTGNSHDAEDLTARVFQRAMNHIKNYTDRGVPFSAWLYRIAHNLVANWHRDRSRKQEIPLDDLPILPTKGDHPEKNLVRSQEQDALLRMIRKLPPERQNLLILKFVENMSNAEIGRIMGRSEGAVKSLYHRTLLALRDQLEDQYLNLEGE from the coding sequence TTGTCGGATCAGGAATACAACGAGGAACAGGTTCTTGCCCTTGCTTCAAAAGGTGACCGGGATGCCTTCGGCCGCCTCTACGAGCATTATGTGGAGCGCATCTTTAACTACGTGTACTATCGCACCGGGAACTCGCACGACGCGGAAGACTTGACGGCGCGTGTTTTCCAGCGGGCGATGAACCACATCAAGAACTACACGGACCGTGGTGTCCCGTTTTCGGCATGGTTGTACCGAATTGCTCACAATCTGGTCGCGAACTGGCATCGTGACCGCAGCCGCAAGCAGGAGATCCCTTTGGATGACCTGCCCATCCTGCCGACAAAGGGCGATCATCCCGAAAAGAATCTGGTCCGTTCGCAGGAGCAGGATGCGCTGTTGAGGATGATCCGCAAATTGCCGCCGGAACGTCAGAATCTGTTGATCCTGAAATTTGTGGAGAACATGTCCAATGCCGAGATCGGCAGGATCATGGGAAGAAGCGAAGGAGCTGTGAAGAGTCTGTACCACCGGACTCTGCTGGCTCTGCGTGACCAACTCGAGGACCAATATCTTAATCTTGAAGGAGAGTAA